One genomic region from Cellulomonas fengjieae encodes:
- a CDS encoding sensor histidine kinase, with the protein MSTLSTLAARYAALDAHDLEWLHLLVGDWQVLSDLAFADLVLWLPTSEGDFIAIAQARPSTGATVHYDDVVGSSAPEGQRGQLQRALDERVPQRSREPRWFGSYAVREEAVPVVRRGKAIAVLARQTNLGGTRTPSRLELNYVEAADDVFAMVGRGEFPAPDAPTGPRRGAPRVGDGLVRLNSEGEVLYASPNALSCFHRLGVVGDLVGRSLVEVTAELIEQHDTVDESMPLVLMGRAPWRVDVEARGVALSLRAVPLTEHGQRVGAVLLCRDVSELRRRERELITKDATIREIHHRVKNNLQTVAALLRLQSRRVASPEAKDALVEAMRRVATIALVHETLSQTLDESVPFDDLVGRSLRLAADVATEGAQVRTLVRGSFGSIPAQDATALALILTELVTNAVEHGFAGRESGTVEVIVDRQDDTLRVEVADDGSGVPTDRGAGTGLGTQIVSTLVTNEMRGTIEWRHREGGGTSVVIEARLRGPRDIAALA; encoded by the coding sequence GTGTCTACGCTGAGCACCCTTGCCGCTCGATATGCCGCGCTCGATGCTCATGACCTGGAGTGGTTGCACCTCCTCGTGGGCGACTGGCAGGTGCTGTCCGACCTCGCGTTCGCCGATCTCGTCCTGTGGCTGCCGACGAGCGAGGGCGACTTCATCGCGATAGCCCAGGCGAGGCCGTCCACCGGGGCGACCGTGCACTACGACGACGTGGTCGGTTCCAGCGCCCCGGAGGGCCAGCGGGGCCAGCTGCAGCGTGCGCTGGACGAGCGGGTGCCGCAGCGGTCGCGCGAGCCGCGCTGGTTCGGCTCCTACGCGGTGCGCGAGGAAGCCGTCCCGGTGGTCCGGCGCGGCAAGGCCATCGCGGTGCTCGCCCGGCAGACCAACCTGGGTGGCACCCGGACCCCGAGCCGGCTCGAGCTGAACTACGTCGAGGCGGCCGACGACGTCTTCGCGATGGTGGGCCGCGGCGAGTTCCCGGCCCCCGACGCCCCGACCGGCCCGCGCCGTGGTGCGCCCCGCGTCGGGGACGGGCTCGTGCGCCTCAACTCGGAGGGCGAGGTGCTCTACGCCAGCCCCAACGCGCTGTCGTGCTTCCACCGGCTCGGCGTGGTGGGCGACCTGGTGGGGCGCTCGCTCGTCGAGGTCACCGCGGAGCTCATCGAGCAGCACGACACGGTCGACGAGTCGATGCCGCTCGTCCTCATGGGGCGGGCGCCGTGGCGCGTGGACGTCGAGGCGCGCGGCGTGGCGCTGTCGCTGCGCGCGGTGCCCCTGACCGAGCACGGCCAGCGGGTCGGTGCGGTGCTGCTGTGCCGGGACGTGTCCGAGCTGCGACGCCGCGAGCGCGAGCTCATCACCAAGGACGCCACGATCCGCGAGATCCACCACCGCGTGAAGAACAACCTGCAGACCGTGGCGGCGCTGCTGCGGCTGCAGTCCCGCCGGGTGGCCTCGCCGGAGGCCAAGGACGCGCTGGTGGAGGCCATGCGGCGCGTGGCCACGATCGCGCTCGTGCACGAGACCCTGTCGCAGACCCTGGACGAGAGCGTGCCCTTCGACGACCTCGTCGGCCGCAGCCTGCGGCTCGCTGCGGACGTGGCCACCGAGGGCGCCCAGGTGCGCACGCTCGTGCGCGGCTCGTTCGGCTCGATCCCCGCGCAGGACGCCACGGCGCTCGCTCTCATCCTCACCGAGCTGGTCACCAACGCCGTCGAGCACGGGTTCGCGGGACGGGAGTCGGGCACGGTGGAGGTCATCGTGGACCGCCAGGACGACACGCTGCGCGTCGAGGTGGCCGACGACGGCTCCGGGGTGCCGACCGACCGGGGCGCGGGGACCGGGCTCGGCACGCAGATCGTCTCGACCCTGGTGACCAACGAGATGCGGGGCACGATCGAGTGGCGACACCGGGAGGGCGGCGGCACCTCGGTCGTCATCGAGGCGCGGCTGCGCGGCCCCCGCGACATCGCGGCTCTGGCCTGA
- a CDS encoding WhiB family transcriptional regulator, with protein MDWRHRAECLDEDPELFFPIGNTGPALLQIDEAKAVCRRCPVVDTCLKWAIETGQDAGVWGGLSEDERRALKRRTARQRRAG; from the coding sequence ATGGATTGGCGCCACCGCGCAGAGTGCCTCGACGAGGACCCGGAGCTCTTCTTCCCCATCGGGAACACCGGTCCTGCGCTGCTCCAGATCGACGAGGCGAAGGCTGTCTGCCGTCGCTGCCCCGTCGTCGACACGTGCCTGAAGTGGGCGATCGAGACCGGTCAGGACGCCGGCGTCTGGGGCGGCCTGTCCGAGGACGAGCGCCGCGCGCTCAAGCGGCGCACCGCCCGTCAGCGACGCGCCGGCTGA
- a CDS encoding DUF2505 domain-containing protein — protein sequence MRLSVTLDLPTDPHAAALMLSDPAYVDQKVRASGSLEHHVDVTGSPEDAFTVTTRRAMPTDQIPGHLRNLVGNQIDVRLVEAWEAAAADGSRVGTVVVEIAGAPVRLSGRTALVANGAHRSTVTYDGELRATVPIFGSAIEQAAAGAIRSALQVEQDVANRWITGHGQAPQP from the coding sequence GTGCGACTGAGCGTGACGCTCGACCTGCCGACGGACCCGCACGCCGCGGCGCTGATGCTGTCCGACCCCGCGTACGTGGACCAGAAGGTGCGCGCGAGCGGGTCGCTCGAGCACCACGTGGACGTCACCGGCTCCCCCGAGGACGCGTTCACCGTGACGACCCGCCGCGCGATGCCCACGGACCAGATCCCCGGCCACCTGCGCAACCTCGTCGGCAACCAGATCGACGTCCGCCTCGTCGAGGCATGGGAGGCCGCGGCCGCCGACGGCTCCCGCGTCGGGACCGTCGTGGTCGAGATCGCGGGTGCTCCCGTGCGCCTCAGCGGTCGCACCGCCCTGGTCGCGAACGGGGCGCACCGGAGCACGGTGACGTACGACGGGGAGCTGCGCGCGACGGTGCCGATCTTCGGCTCCGCGATCGAGCAGGCCGCCGCCGGTGCGATCCGCTCCGCGCTGCAGGTCGAGCAGGACGTCGCGAACCGCTGGATCACCGGTCACGGACAGGCGCCACAGCCGTAA
- a CDS encoding FtsK/SpoIIIE domain-containing protein, which yields MRFTLLHPDPSRGPGLHPTDVEADVGIALSALRPALARASGYAGWASAGIRPAVGDVALDEHHVVGQPPLVHGCVLRTGTGAPSEAVLAVRSPWHVAVVAGPDSGGVLAVPAVGTVRLGPPGRTDAPSLTVHDPTLTTVHLRLRGRRVRARVGRGPWRRWRPDRPHRVGRTTLVVRGEPRDRTPHQRAPDEVPSTMARPVTWLAPLLGTVALAAALRQPLLLVAGLAVPLLALGPAAVTRWRRRGRAPADDAVLDLAALAAATAHARVTATAEPILLEPPWDPGGSLAVVGPRDLALPVARAAVLGALGTHLGTRLAVRSLRSKDWAWCVWATAADAPLPRGVEPALVVADQPPDPAALARWRSQAPAAQRVLVLTESVAGVPAWCRARLEVGHRSVRLHDAGGRVEEVPRHGISVQRAEDQVRAAAAVHASVESCGPDVAATLPTQVSLADLDGIPAPGAVAQAWATPRTGLVAALGTGAGGTTSVDLVGDGPHALVAGTTGAGKSELLTTLVLSLALTHPPDRLAILLVDFKGGTGLGPVAVLPHVLEHVTDLDAAHARRVLAALRGELRRRETVLAAAGARDLAELDPAAGAPPRLLVVVDELRALTEDVPDASAALTRIAAQGRALGVHLVLATQRPAGAVAADLRANVALRIALRVTDPADSTDVLDAPDAALLDPTTPGRAWVRRGTRPLEPVQVARAVAGSSGPGVVAARPWCDAVGGWSPTAPPPAADDACAAWLRAADAAARARPTTARPPWLPALPPVVRTGDVPDGPGLALAVADLPDEQRRGAVRWEPADGPLLVVGGPRSGRTTTLVAAGAGALARGWEVHAIGLPAEAVAHLRDVDPDGGLGSVLATEDARAVARLLELVATAQRRRVLVVVDRLDLLLDSLGLLARGAGADRLTALWRGRSGGAALAAAAGPGGAALQHAAAFTHRLVLPLADSALDALAGVPAALAGRRTTPGRAVHVHAAGAELCQVVLPERAAAPRHGPRAAPAPLLVRPLPERSDLPAHLPAGGLLRVPLGQGGDDAETVWADLTEGLLVAGPPGSGRSTALRVVAQGLVRAGVGVVRLTGTGTAPLPGVRDVGPDDVVAACQAGGGDPAAVRAPAAVLLVDDLDDLERAHPELTALLASSSATLVAAVTSGSAAHAFRGPVAAMLRRRRLLVLDVHDPASAELVGPTAAWHVDPRSRPAGRGVLLHGRAAVVVQVYSAS from the coding sequence GTGCGGTTCACCCTGCTCCACCCCGACCCCTCGCGAGGGCCCGGCCTGCACCCCACCGACGTCGAGGCGGACGTCGGCATCGCGCTGTCCGCACTGCGGCCCGCGCTCGCACGCGCGAGCGGGTACGCGGGCTGGGCGAGTGCCGGTATCCGGCCCGCCGTGGGGGACGTCGCTCTCGACGAGCACCACGTGGTCGGTCAGCCGCCGCTGGTCCACGGGTGCGTCCTGCGCACGGGGACCGGCGCCCCGTCGGAGGCCGTTCTCGCGGTGCGCTCGCCGTGGCACGTGGCCGTCGTCGCGGGCCCGGACAGCGGCGGCGTGCTCGCGGTGCCCGCCGTCGGCACGGTGCGCCTCGGGCCCCCGGGACGCACCGACGCGCCGTCCCTGACCGTGCACGACCCCACCCTGACCACCGTGCACCTGCGGCTGCGCGGCCGGCGCGTGCGCGCACGGGTCGGGCGCGGGCCGTGGCGGCGGTGGCGACCGGACCGTCCCCACCGGGTCGGGCGGACGACGCTGGTCGTGCGCGGGGAGCCCCGCGACCGGACGCCCCACCAGCGGGCGCCCGACGAGGTGCCGTCGACGATGGCCCGGCCGGTCACCTGGCTGGCTCCCCTGCTCGGCACCGTGGCCCTCGCGGCCGCGCTCCGGCAGCCCCTGCTCCTGGTTGCCGGCCTGGCCGTGCCCCTCCTCGCGCTCGGCCCGGCTGCCGTCACCCGCTGGCGCCGCCGCGGCCGCGCGCCCGCCGACGACGCGGTGCTCGACCTCGCGGCGCTGGCCGCTGCCACCGCGCACGCCCGCGTCACCGCCACCGCCGAGCCCATCCTGCTCGAACCGCCCTGGGACCCCGGCGGCTCGCTGGCGGTCGTCGGCCCGCGCGACCTGGCCCTCCCGGTCGCACGGGCCGCCGTGCTCGGCGCCCTGGGCACCCACCTGGGCACCCGCCTGGCCGTCCGCAGCCTGCGGTCGAAGGACTGGGCGTGGTGCGTCTGGGCGACCGCTGCCGACGCCCCGCTGCCCCGCGGGGTGGAGCCGGCACTGGTCGTCGCCGACCAGCCGCCCGATCCGGCGGCCCTCGCGCGGTGGCGGTCGCAGGCCCCGGCGGCGCAGCGCGTGCTGGTGCTCACCGAGTCGGTGGCCGGGGTGCCGGCGTGGTGCCGGGCGCGGCTCGAGGTCGGGCACCGCTCGGTGCGCCTGCACGACGCCGGGGGTCGGGTCGAGGAGGTCCCACGGCACGGCATCTCCGTGCAGCGCGCCGAGGACCAGGTGCGCGCCGCCGCGGCCGTGCACGCGTCGGTCGAGTCGTGCGGACCCGACGTCGCGGCGACGCTCCCGACCCAGGTGTCGCTCGCGGACCTCGACGGCATCCCGGCTCCCGGGGCCGTGGCCCAGGCCTGGGCGACGCCGCGCACCGGGCTGGTCGCGGCGCTCGGGACGGGCGCAGGCGGCACCACCTCGGTCGACCTGGTCGGCGACGGGCCGCACGCCCTGGTGGCGGGCACGACCGGTGCCGGGAAGTCGGAGCTGCTCACCACCCTCGTCCTGTCGCTGGCCCTGACGCACCCCCCGGACCGCCTGGCGATCCTGCTGGTCGACTTCAAGGGCGGGACGGGACTCGGTCCGGTGGCGGTGCTCCCCCACGTCCTGGAGCACGTCACCGACCTCGACGCGGCGCATGCCCGGCGGGTTCTCGCCGCGTTGCGGGGCGAGCTGCGCCGGCGGGAGACCGTGCTCGCCGCGGCGGGGGCGCGCGACCTGGCCGAGCTGGATCCGGCTGCCGGGGCGCCGCCCCGGCTGCTCGTGGTGGTCGACGAGCTGCGCGCACTCACCGAGGACGTGCCCGACGCCTCGGCGGCGCTCACCCGGATCGCGGCGCAGGGCCGTGCGCTCGGCGTGCACCTCGTCCTCGCGACGCAGCGCCCGGCCGGAGCCGTCGCCGCGGACCTGCGCGCCAACGTCGCCCTGCGCATCGCCCTGCGCGTGACCGACCCCGCCGACTCGACCGACGTGCTCGACGCGCCGGACGCGGCCCTCCTCGACCCGACCACGCCGGGCCGGGCGTGGGTGCGCCGGGGGACGCGCCCGCTCGAGCCGGTGCAGGTCGCCCGGGCGGTCGCGGGGTCGTCCGGCCCCGGGGTGGTCGCGGCACGACCGTGGTGCGACGCCGTGGGGGGCTGGTCACCGACAGCACCCCCGCCAGCCGCCGACGACGCGTGCGCGGCCTGGCTGCGCGCCGCCGACGCCGCTGCCCGCGCGCGTCCCACGACCGCACGTCCGCCGTGGTTGCCGGCCCTGCCCCCGGTCGTCCGCACCGGCGACGTGCCCGACGGTCCGGGACTCGCCCTGGCCGTCGCGGACCTGCCGGACGAGCAGCGCCGCGGGGCGGTGCGGTGGGAGCCGGCCGACGGTCCCCTCCTCGTCGTCGGAGGGCCCCGGTCCGGACGCACGACCACCCTGGTGGCCGCGGGCGCCGGGGCGCTCGCGCGCGGGTGGGAGGTGCACGCGATCGGGCTGCCCGCCGAAGCCGTGGCGCACCTGCGCGACGTGGATCCCGACGGAGGGCTGGGCAGCGTGCTCGCGACGGAGGACGCCCGTGCGGTCGCGCGCCTGCTCGAGCTCGTCGCCACGGCCCAGCGCCGCCGGGTGCTGGTCGTCGTCGACCGCCTCGACCTGCTGCTCGACTCGCTCGGCCTCCTGGCGCGGGGGGCGGGCGCTGACCGGCTGACCGCGCTGTGGCGCGGCAGGTCGGGCGGGGCCGCCCTCGCGGCCGCTGCCGGTCCCGGCGGGGCGGCGCTCCAGCACGCGGCCGCATTCACGCACCGGCTCGTCCTCCCACTGGCCGACTCCGCCCTGGACGCGCTGGCGGGCGTGCCGGCCGCGCTCGCGGGACGCCGCACCACGCCGGGCCGGGCCGTCCACGTGCACGCGGCGGGCGCCGAGCTGTGCCAGGTGGTCCTCCCGGAGCGCGCTGCTGCGCCGCGCCACGGCCCCCGGGCGGCACCGGCCCCGCTGCTCGTACGCCCGCTGCCCGAGCGGTCCGACCTGCCGGCGCATCTCCCGGCGGGCGGGCTGCTCCGGGTCCCGCTCGGTCAGGGAGGTGACGACGCGGAGACCGTGTGGGCGGACCTGACGGAGGGGCTGCTGGTGGCCGGACCGCCGGGCTCGGGGCGCAGCACCGCACTGCGGGTGGTCGCGCAGGGATTGGTCCGTGCCGGCGTCGGGGTGGTCCGGCTGACGGGCACCGGCACCGCGCCGCTGCCGGGGGTGCGTGACGTCGGGCCGGACGACGTGGTGGCGGCGTGCCAGGCAGGTGGGGGCGATCCGGCCGCTGTGCGGGCCCCTGCCGCGGTGCTGCTGGTCGACGACCTCGACGACCTCGAGCGCGCACACCCCGAGCTCACCGCGCTGCTCGCCTCGTCCTCGGCGACCCTCGTGGCCGCCGTGACCTCCGGCAGTGCCGCCCATGCCTTCCGGGGGCCGGTCGCGGCGATGCTGCGCCGCCGCCGGCTGCTCGTGCTGGACGTCCACGACCCCGCGTCCGCCGAGCTCGTCGGCCCGACCGCGGCCTGGCACGTCGACCCGCGCAGCCGCCCGGCCGGACGGGGGGTGCTCCTGCACGGCAGAGCGGCAGTCGTCGTGCAGGTCTACTCGGCGTCCTGA
- a CDS encoding FtsX-like permease family protein encodes MLRLTLAQMRRSVGRLTAAAVAIAIGTAFLATTLLAGNVITRTGYDAVTATYADADVVLTGEITDATLDDVRVLPGVDSVAVLAPTGIEIRKGGASRWQMMLPTSDNPRLSSLEVLDGTEPSSAGEIALPATTAKALDVGVGDTVQVRWMSDEPADDATADADGAVTTEETWRTVDDAVVVTGIATDPADAWAATGGAGLMTAQDALRWTGADSLADLSTAGLVTAQPGTSAETLRDAVAAAAPGADVLTRDEAAAEAVAEFSAGGNLLVTVVLGFAAVALLVAALVIANTFQVLVAQRTRTLALLRCVGAGKGQLRRSVLTEAGILGLIASVVGLAAGMALAQAALLVLGRLDLGVPLPSTIQVTVPVVLLPLLVGILVTVLASLVPAREATRVSPMAALRPVDAPVVSRRGGKVRLAAALVLMVGGVAMLLLSAVLARSGGADPMLLLGAGVLAGALSFVGVLLGAVFWVPKVVSLAGRALSGTGTSARLAAANTVRNPSRTAATSTALLIGVTLVAMMSTGAASARVSLAQELDERYPVDLMVDASVQGDDAALAEGLATEVADVSGVRTVLEMRVASVLIGDEWVTVAAPAAGATTDVLRDPRVVSGLADDTLVLPKRVGQQITVDSATLTAYAEGGDGSTPAPGGSAATLEMVRSDLGGGFALVTPSTFEALAPQAQVVMLWVGLAPGADEAEVLQDVRAALPDTPAEVSSAAAQRAGNERLIDTFLAIVVGLLAVAVVIALIGVANTLSLSVLERRRESATLRAIGLSRRQLRWMLAVEGMLIAGVGALLGAVLGLLYGWAGAAIVFGEVSGVVLVVPWTDLLLVLLVALVAGLLASVLPGRAAARTSPVAALAVD; translated from the coding sequence ATGCTGCGACTGACCCTGGCGCAGATGCGCCGCAGCGTCGGTCGTCTGACCGCCGCCGCGGTCGCCATCGCGATCGGCACGGCCTTCCTGGCCACGACCCTGCTGGCCGGCAACGTCATCACCCGGACCGGGTACGACGCGGTGACCGCGACGTACGCCGACGCCGACGTCGTGCTGACCGGGGAGATCACCGACGCCACGCTCGACGACGTCCGGGTGCTGCCCGGGGTGGACTCGGTGGCGGTGCTCGCCCCCACCGGGATCGAGATCCGCAAGGGTGGCGCGAGTCGCTGGCAGATGATGCTGCCCACCTCGGACAACCCGCGCCTGAGCTCGCTGGAGGTCCTGGACGGCACCGAACCGTCGTCCGCGGGCGAGATCGCGCTGCCGGCGACGACCGCGAAGGCCCTCGACGTGGGCGTGGGCGACACCGTCCAGGTCCGGTGGATGTCCGACGAGCCCGCCGACGACGCCACCGCGGACGCCGACGGTGCGGTGACCACCGAGGAGACGTGGCGGACGGTCGACGACGCGGTCGTGGTGACGGGCATCGCGACCGACCCGGCGGACGCGTGGGCCGCGACCGGCGGCGCAGGCCTGATGACAGCGCAGGACGCCCTGCGCTGGACCGGGGCCGACTCGCTCGCGGACCTCAGCACGGCGGGGCTCGTCACCGCGCAACCGGGCACGAGCGCCGAGACCCTGCGCGACGCCGTCGCAGCCGCGGCACCCGGTGCGGACGTGCTGACCAGGGACGAGGCCGCCGCCGAGGCGGTCGCCGAGTTCTCGGCCGGCGGAAACCTCCTGGTGACCGTCGTGCTCGGCTTCGCCGCCGTCGCGCTCCTCGTCGCCGCGCTGGTCATCGCCAACACCTTCCAGGTGCTGGTGGCGCAGCGCACCCGCACGCTCGCGCTGCTGCGGTGCGTGGGAGCCGGCAAGGGTCAGCTGCGCCGCTCGGTGCTGACGGAGGCCGGGATCCTGGGGCTCATCGCGTCGGTGGTCGGGCTCGCCGCCGGCATGGCGCTGGCGCAGGCCGCGCTGCTGGTGCTGGGCCGCCTCGACCTGGGCGTCCCGCTGCCCAGCACGATCCAGGTGACCGTGCCGGTCGTCCTGCTCCCGCTCCTGGTGGGCATCCTCGTCACCGTGCTCGCCTCGTTGGTGCCGGCGCGCGAGGCCACGCGGGTCTCCCCCATGGCGGCGCTGCGGCCGGTGGACGCCCCGGTCGTCAGCAGGCGCGGGGGCAAGGTGCGCCTCGCAGCCGCCCTCGTCCTCATGGTGGGCGGGGTCGCGATGCTGCTGCTGTCGGCGGTCCTGGCCCGCAGCGGCGGCGCCGACCCGATGCTGCTGCTCGGCGCCGGAGTCCTGGCGGGCGCGCTGTCGTTCGTCGGGGTCCTCCTCGGTGCCGTGTTCTGGGTGCCCAAGGTGGTCTCGCTCGCCGGTCGGGCGCTGTCCGGCACGGGCACCAGTGCTCGCCTCGCAGCCGCCAACACGGTGCGCAACCCGAGCCGCACGGCGGCGACGAGCACCGCGCTGCTCATCGGCGTGACGCTCGTGGCGATGATGAGCACGGGTGCTGCGAGCGCACGGGTCTCGCTGGCGCAGGAGCTCGACGAGCGCTACCCGGTGGACCTGATGGTCGACGCGTCGGTCCAGGGTGACGACGCCGCACTGGCGGAAGGGCTGGCGACGGAGGTCGCGGACGTCTCCGGAGTGCGGACCGTCCTCGAGATGCGGGTCGCTTCGGTCCTGATCGGCGACGAGTGGGTCACGGTGGCTGCCCCCGCCGCCGGTGCGACGACGGACGTCCTGCGCGATCCCCGCGTCGTGTCCGGGCTGGCCGACGACACCCTGGTGCTTCCCAAGCGGGTCGGTCAGCAGATCACCGTCGACTCGGCCACCCTGACCGCGTACGCCGAGGGCGGGGACGGCTCGACGCCGGCCCCCGGGGGCTCGGCCGCGACGCTCGAGATGGTCCGCAGCGACCTGGGCGGCGGCTTCGCCCTCGTCACACCCAGCACGTTCGAGGCGCTCGCGCCGCAGGCCCAGGTCGTGATGCTCTGGGTCGGTCTCGCTCCCGGGGCGGACGAGGCAGAGGTGCTGCAGGACGTGCGCGCAGCGCTGCCGGACACGCCCGCCGAGGTGAGCAGCGCGGCGGCGCAGCGTGCCGGCAACGAGCGGCTCATCGACACGTTCCTCGCGATCGTCGTCGGGCTGCTGGCGGTGGCCGTGGTCATCGCACTCATCGGCGTGGCCAACACGCTGTCGCTGTCGGTGCTGGAGCGGCGTCGCGAGTCCGCGACCCTGCGTGCGATCGGGCTGTCCCGCCGCCAGCTGCGCTGGATGCTGGCGGTCGAGGGCATGCTCATCGCCGGTGTCGGCGCGCTGCTGGGGGCCGTGCTCGGCCTGCTGTACGGCTGGGCGGGCGCCGCCATCGTGTTCGGGGAGGTCAGCGGCGTCGTGCTCGTGGTCCCGTGGACCGACCTGCTGCTCGTGCTGCTGGTCGCCCTGGTCGCGGGTCTGCTCGCCTCGGTGCTGCCGGGCCGCGCGGCCGCGCGCACCTCGCCCGTGGCGGCGCTCGCCGTCGACTGA